GGCGCTGTTCGGCGCGTCCAGCGGACCGGTCCCACCGTTCGACCCGCAGCGCCTCAACGCCGCAGGTTCACTGTTCCTGACCCGGCCGACGCTCGTGCACTACACCCGCACGCCCGACGAGTTCGCTTGGCGCGCAGGTGAACTGCTCGATGCGATTTCCAACGGCACCATCACCGTCACCGTCAGCGAGCGCTACCGCCTCGAAGACGCCGCCCACGCCCACCGCGATCTGCACGGCCGCAAGACCATCGGCTCGGTGGTACTGGTCCCCTAGATGGGCTGCGCCTGCGGAAAGGTCCACGTGCCGTCGAGAATCTCGCGCCGCGGACGGTACAGCCGGACGGTGTAGTTCCAGCCCGGCGTGATCGGCAGGCAGTTGGGCGTCACGCCGTCGCACCCGCCGAACTGGATGGCGATGGTCCCGTCGGGGCCCGGCTGCGCGGTGACGTTGTTGTACGAGTACGCGTTGTGCGGATTCGGCGCGAAATAGCCGTCCTTGTCGTAGACGGTCACCGACCAGAACCCGTCCACCGGCACCTCCCCGACGACCAGCCGGTGCACCGTCGCACCGTCGTTCGCGGGCGGGATGACGGTGAGGTACAGCGCGTCCTTCTCCGGATTGCCGCCCCAGGCGTTGGCCGTCCCGATCAGGTGGCGTACGGGGTCGGTGTCGGCTTTGGTGCCGAATGCCCGCCTGGTGTCGGTCAGCGTCGTCGCCAGCGTGATCAGCGCGTCGCGAACCGTCCGCTGGCTCACCGGATCCCAATTCGGCACGTCGAAGGATCCGGGGTCCTCCTGGCTGACCGCGATGGCGTCCTGCAGGGCGTGCACCGCCGGGAGGTCGTCGGGGTCGTCGGGGTCGATCAGGATGCGCACCACGGTGGCGACGTATCGGGTGCCGATCTGCTCCTTGGCCAAGGTATGCTCGCCCGCGCCGTAGACGACCTCGGCGGTGTGGTGGTCCTCGTCGATCACCTGCATCGACAGGAACCGCTCACCTGCGTCGGGCAGCGTGACGGTTACCGGACCCGCATCCAGGTCGAAGATCGCAGCCGAGTAGAGCGTGTCCCGGTTGGACCGGATGACGAGCTGATGGTCGATCGGGGTGAGCTCACGAACGTGGAAGTACCTGCCGAAACCACCGTCCTTGACGATGTTTCCGAAATAGAGATCGCTCTCGGCTCGGGCGAAATTGTCTGGGGTGACACGGACACCGGACATGGCCGACAGCTAAAGGTGCAGGAGCGTCGGGAGGTCGAGCGCCGAATCGATGGCCAGGGCGAGGAACACGACCGCGAGGTAGTTGTTCGACTGCAGGAAGAGCCGCAGCGGCTTGACCGCCTGGCCGCGTCGCACACCGCCGTAGAGCTGATGGGCCATCACCAGGAACCACGCGCCGGCGAGGATGGCCACGGCGGCGTACAGCCAACCGGTGGCGAGCGTCAGCGCGAGGGTGGCCACCACCGTGAGCCACGTGTAGATCAGGATCTGCTTGGTCACCTGGGTCTCGGTGGCGACGACGGGCAGCATCGGCACTCCGGCTGCGGCGTAGTCCTCCTTGTAGCGCATCGCCAGCGCCCAGGTGTGCGGCGGCGTCCAGAAGAAGATGATCGCGAACATGACGAGCGCGGGCCATTGGATGGTTCCGGTGACGGCCGACCAGCCGATCATCACCGGCATGCAGCCCGCCGCGCCGCCCCAGACCACGTTCTGCGTCGTGCGGCGCTTGAGCAGCAGCGTGTAGACGAGCACGTAGAACGCGATCGTCGCGCCGGCCAGATGGGCCGACAGCATGTTCGTCGTCCACCACAGCCAGAAGAACGCGCCCACGGAGAGCATCAGCCCGAAGACCAGCGCGTGACTGCGCGGGACGATGTCCCTGGCCAGCGGCCTGCGCTCGGTGCGCTTCATCTTCTTGTCGATGTCGGCGTCGGCCACGCAGTTGAGCGTGTTGGCGCCCGCCGCGGCCAGCAGACCACCGAAGAGCGTGTTCAGGATCAGCAGTGGATCGACGCTGCCGCGGTGGGCCAGCAGCATGGCCGGGATGGTGGTGACCAGAAGCAGCTCGATGACCCGCGGCTTCGTCAGCGAGAGGTAGCCCAGCAGCGTGGTGCGCACACGGCCGTGCGTCCCGACGGGGAGCTGGCTCTCGCGAATATCCACGCAGTGACTCCTTGAAATGGCTGCAGCGCACGCGGCGTCTACTACAGAGGATGGTAGACCGCTCCTGAACGGCGGCCTAATCGTCCCCCTAGCAGACTGCGGCCGAAGACGGTCCCGCACTAGGGTGGTCGAAGAGGCAGCTTGTGCAGCTCAACATTCGACCTGGAGAGGGCGCCTGTGACCACGCTCGAAGAGATTTCCACCCTGACCCGTCCTCATCACCCCGATGACTGGACCGACGTCGACTCGCTGGCCGTGGACACCGTGCGGGTGCTGGCCGCCGATGCGGTGCAGAAGGTGGGCAACGGGCACCCCGGGACGGCGATGAGCCTGGCGCCGCTGGCGTACACGTTGTTCCAGCGCCAGATGCGCCACGACCCCAGCGATGTGCACTGGCTGGCCCGCGACCGTTTCGTGCTGTCCTGCGGACATTCCAGCCTGACGCTGTACATCCAGCTCTACCTCGGCGGCTTCGGGTTGGAGCTGTCCGATATCGAGTCGCTGCGGACGTGGAAGTCCAAGACCCCCGGCCATCCGGAGTTCCGCCATACCAAGGGTGTGGAGATCACCACCGGACCGCTGGGGCAGGGCCTGGCCTCGGCCGTCGGGATGGCGATGGCCTCGCGCTATGAGCGCGGTCTGTTCGACCCGGATACGCCGTGGGGCGAGAGCCCGTTCGACCACTACATCTACGTGATCGCCTCGGACGGTGACATCGAGGAGGGCGTCACCAGCGAGGCGTCGTCGCTGGCGGGCACCCAGCAGCTCGGCAACCTGATCGTGTTCTACGACAAGAACCAGATCTCGATCGAGCACGACACCAACATCGCGCTGTCAGAGGACGTCGCTGCGCGCTACCGCGCCTACGGCTGGCATGTGCAGGAGGTCGAGGGCGGCGAGAACGTCGTCGGGATCGAGCAGGCGATCGCCGAGGCGAAGAAGGTGACCGACAAGCCGTCGTTCATTGCGCTGCGGACGATCATCGGCTACCCCGCGCCGACGAAGATGAACACCGGCGCTGTGCACGGGTCGGCGCTGGGCGAGGAGGAGGTCGCGGCCACCAAGAAGGTGCTCGGCTTCGATCCGGACAAGACGTTCGAGGTGCGCCCGGAGGTCATCGAACACACCCGCAAGCTGGTGGCCCGCGGGCGGGAGGCCCACGAGAAGTGGCAGCCGCAGTTCGACGCCTGGGCCGAGCGCGAAC
The nucleotide sequence above comes from Mycolicibacterium moriokaense. Encoded proteins:
- a CDS encoding DUF1254 domain-containing protein, coding for MSGVRVTPDNFARAESDLYFGNIVKDGGFGRYFHVRELTPIDHQLVIRSNRDTLYSAAIFDLDAGPVTVTLPDAGERFLSMQVIDEDHHTAEVVYGAGEHTLAKEQIGTRYVATVVRILIDPDDPDDLPAVHALQDAIAVSQEDPGSFDVPNWDPVSQRTVRDALITLATTLTDTRRAFGTKADTDPVRHLIGTANAWGGNPEKDALYLTVIPPANDGATVHRLVVGEVPVDGFWSVTVYDKDGYFAPNPHNAYSYNNVTAQPGPDGTIAIQFGGCDGVTPNCLPITPGWNYTVRLYRPRREILDGTWTFPQAQPI
- a CDS encoding heme o synthase codes for the protein MDIRESQLPVGTHGRVRTTLLGYLSLTKPRVIELLLVTTIPAMLLAHRGSVDPLLILNTLFGGLLAAAGANTLNCVADADIDKKMKRTERRPLARDIVPRSHALVFGLMLSVGAFFWLWWTTNMLSAHLAGATIAFYVLVYTLLLKRRTTQNVVWGGAAGCMPVMIGWSAVTGTIQWPALVMFAIIFFWTPPHTWALAMRYKEDYAAAGVPMLPVVATETQVTKQILIYTWLTVVATLALTLATGWLYAAVAILAGAWFLVMAHQLYGGVRRGQAVKPLRLFLQSNNYLAVVFLALAIDSALDLPTLLHL